ATCATATCATAAGGTACGCCGACGAGATGGAGCGATGGCTTTGGGCCAGAGTGTTTCAtaacaagaaaacaaacaacTCACTTTTATAGAATTCTATAGATTTTGTAACGTCAGAATTTTCCAAGTTAGATCATACCAAAACTCGGttaaaatgcaaaaataacCAAAGGAAAAAAACCCATTCGTTTAAGATCATAAGGTAGAAGAATAGAGTATATTAGAAATAACAAACTTATTATTCGGTTGTTCCAGTGCCAAACTATGTTTCATTTTCAATCTTATTACATAAAACACAAGAATATTCGATCAAAAGAGGAATTTTCCTTATATTGGATAAGTGTTATCTCCATTTGTCTAACTTATATTGGTCTACTCGTTGCCCTATATTGATAGAGACAAGTAGACAACATATCACTAAAGTTGCAAGtaagctttttattttatttttgtcaaaagTTGCGAGCTTAGCACctaaaaacaaaaggaaagctTATAATTACCGTGTACTAATATTTAGCAtgatattatcataaaataaaaaaggttgATGGTTAGTATAATACTAGAACCTACCACTACATGATGAATATACCAATGAAATTCATATTAGTAATACACAGTCATGGATTAGTTTATACCATAATCAAAagagttaaaagttaaaatttcagcGTTTAGCGTTCAATTAAAAGCTCGTCTTAATCCGTTCAAAACAAAAGAGATCCTGAGAATGAAACACTACTAGTACTAGACAACGATTTGATCAGGCGAATCTGCGGTAATAGAAGCGATTAATCGCAAATGATTTTCGAATTTTTATAGATCTAAACTAAGAAATAGGAttgattaattttcaaaaatcaaataagGATCAGTAACTAACAAGGGAGACAAAGAGTCGCCCAACAAAATTGTTAAAAGGATCTGAAGCGTTTATGATGTGTTACTCATCAAGAAGATCACGGCAAATAATAAGGTTATAGAACTAAGAGGATTCATCAACTATGAACAACAACTAAGAAGAGCTTACCAAGTGAAGCTGCTGAACCTGAGATGCTACTCTGTTTTGCTGGGAGAAAATAAAGTAAGGAGTAGATGATGACGAAGCAAATGCAAATTTGGTTTGAGAGAGAGAAACTTTTAGGATTTATAAAGTGGACACAGTGTGAAGACCGGTTCGTATTTATTTTGAATGACAAACAATGGCGGACGAGGAGACCGtcaatttatattcttttatttttatttctcattaTGCCCCTAGTTTCTGTCATTATCATTTTTACCCGGAAATAGCTCAAACCCGATTTATTAGCTTTCTCTTTATTAGTGACCAAATTTTTAGTACAGTAATTAAATTTATGGCTAGAATAGGAAGAGATTAGTGACAAAGACAAATGAATTAAGTTTGGAGATTAGTAATAAGTTAATAACAGATTTAATACTAATGATCTTATgcttttctaaaaatttaatggactaagatttttaaaattaagaagATTTGTCTAAAACTTTTAAgaattcatttattaattgaTTGAAAACATCATAAATTGATTAGTGATATAAATTTACCTTAAATACAAATGGatactctttttttctttgagcAAACAAATGGATACTCTTATGATTGATAATCTATGTGCTAGGAAAACAACAAAGAGTTAAAGAAAGGGCAGATTTGTGATTTGGCaagggcaaaaaaaaaaaagagaggaaatgGCTTGAGTGGCTGGCTGATGGTATAAAAGGCAGTGTGAGAAGGCCCACTACACCAGATGAGCCACCGACCGACCAAACCGTCCTCACCatggaaaatattatttctttccATCAGATTTGACCCCTCATCTTTTATTTTCCCCCTTAATAGAGACACTTTCACTTATTGGCTTCAAAATCCACATCACGTTGcgggtcttttttttttcatttacaaGTCGTGTACAAAGGAAAATGAAGCGTTACCGACTATTGAAATCGTAACTGATAGATCATTAGCTGTAAAGATGTTAATACTCTCATTGAGCAAAAAGAGGGAGGTTTTTCTGGGCTGGCACAACAGTTTGTTGTTGAACATGTCGAACGAAATTCTCGTCGGAGTCACAGCTTACAGTCTTAAATGAATCGTGTAAACGGCAACCCTTTACTTATGTATGAAATTGAGAAAGTAACTGAAATTCAAACATGGTCAACTTAGCCAATCTGGCGACTATCGGAACTTCCACATTTGGTCAAAGTTCAAACAAATGTAGCCAATGCTTAAAAATTTCACAAAGAGAATATGAATCGAATGCTTTTACGTAAGTCTCAATAACATCCTAGTGGTGGGTAGCTTGAGAATATGAATCGAATGCTTTTACGTAAGTCTCAATGCTTTTACGTAAGTCTCAATAACATCCTAGAAAGTAAGAGAATATGAATCGAATGCTCTGTTACCTATTAATTTTCAAGTCCTGTTGTGGGTAGCTTGGAATTAATCCTATATATCCTAgtggttttttaattttttttgcgaTCACTAGGATCAAAACTGCTCTTTGCAGATTGTGGTTTCAATTAAGTTTGTAACCGAAAATTTCATTTTCATCAATGATATTtaccatttagcaaaaaaaaaaagtctcaatAACATCATAGTCAAAAGAATTAAACGAACTGGAAGTGTGATTAGTCTTAATAAGATATACATTGTTATGTACAATAAGTTTTTTGTGGGGTGTAATGTACAATAAGTTAAAACAAACAGAACACCCTAGAGCCTTGATTTACTACAAGCAGAGAAGAGAGTAGAAGACAAGAGGTATAAAAGGCATTGTCTAGCCGGCCCGTGTAAGCTCCCAAAATCCCGGTTGCAAGTAACTGCAACAAGAAGCGACCACCATCCTTGGCGTACTATGTAACCCATTGATGCTATTACTGGCCAACTGGGACCAACACAAAGCACACTTGCCATCTTTATCCTTAATAAAATTTtgcttttatatttatattttctaaaaaaatattgttatttagaagaaatatatgtattttcagtttttctggatttaagtaaaaaaattaaaaattattttactattGGATTATGGATTTGGTGTTTTTATGCATTAAAGGATATATATTTTCGTAGATGTAAACTTACAAAAAAGTcctatatactttaaaataataaaacgtTTATAagtttaacttaaaataaaaatatacattaatttttaactatatatagtaattaatcataaataatattaataaaatctatatatttttatacgatttataattaatttattttataaaattatgtctGAACTGTCTTAATTTAagttgaaacaaaattattaattttatggaatttatatattagtataaaaataagattacaacaagaaaaacaaaaaaaaaatgataatttgtCATTTTCCCGTCAGTCGGATAGATAGAAATGATTGTTGGCAAAACATGATAACAAGAGAAGAGGGAAGCCACTATCATCATCACTTATCATTCTAACTTGTCCGTTTCATTAATTATTATAAGGGAGGAGACTGATCTGATCTGATCTCATCTAATCTTCGGAAAACATGAGCAACGTCACCGACGATCCCACTGGAGACGATCTTTCCACCGCCGTCGCACTCCCCGGTTCTACAGCAATCCAGAGTTCGCCGCCGACTGATCGCCCCGTCCGCGTCTACGCCGATGGGATCTACGATCTTTTCCACTTCGGTCACGCTCGGTCTCTCGAACAGGCCAAGAAATCGTTAGTAACCCTCTTATCTCCCTGATtcaatttcgttttttttgCAATGATTGATCTGTGATCTCGATGATAATTTTGATctgttttgattaatataactgcccccaagtttttttttttttttttttttgatgtgcAAAGCACTGTGCTGTGCTTCTGTGTTTGATTTTCGTGTTCTTTGTGGTTTTGCCGTTTTGCTTTTAGGTTTCCGAACACTTACCTTCTTGTGGGATGTTGCAACGATGAAACCACGCATAAGTACAAGGGGAGGACTGTGATGACTGCTGAAGAGCGATACGAATCACTTCGGCATTGCAAGTAATATTGCCTTTTCATATGCTGTGTTATTCTAGTATATATAAGCAGTGGATGGAAGTAATAGAgggaaagttttttttttttgatacacAGGTGGGTGGATGAAGTCATCCCGGATGCACCATGGGTGATCAACCAAGAGTTTCTTGACAGTAACCGGATTGATTACGTAGCCCATGATTCCCTTCCGTAAGACCATGTTTCTTTTTCTGTCTGTCTTGAGGTAGTTTTAGTGAAAATGGTGGTTATTGTTTTCCTTGTTTGTATTAATGTTATCCGTAGGTATGCTGACACCAGCGGAGCTGGAAAGGATGTTTATGAATTTGTGAGTTGGGGATAATTTTCAATACTACTTCTGCTtttgatgtttttcttttttgtgtgtgtttatggtTTAACTGAGCATCTTGATACAGGTTAAGAAAGTTGGGAGGTTTAAGGAGACAATGCGAACTGAAGGAATATCAACCTCGGACATTATAATGAGGATTGTGAAAGATTACAACCAGTATGTCATGCGTAATCTGGATAGAGGATATTCGAGGGAAGATCTCGGAGTTAGCTTTGTCAAGGCATGGCCCTTCATTTTCGTTGTTTTGctactaaaaaaaaatcacatggAGGACTCAAACTTTGGGTTTTAATTGATTTCCGACAGGAAAAGAGACTTAGAGTTAATATGAGGTTAAAGAAACTCCAGGAGAGGGTCAAAGAACAACAAGAAAAAGTGGGAGAAAAGGTATGTCTTTCTCTCAACTTTCCATTTTCTTAATTGTTCATCATACGTCTATCGTCTTGCATTCTATCAAATAAGCTGTTCATTATCCTTTGCAAGGTAAATTAAACTAATATCTAGGGTTTGTATCTGCCTCTTTACGTCTCCCCTCAACCTTGTACCCTCTCTATATTCGCTACTGTTTAAACATCGTACTGTGTCGCGTTCACAGTCCAACTTCTTTAGAATTATTACCCTCTTGGCAAAGAAGTAGCAGCCTGATCACTTGTATCCACTGTGCTTGCATTTTCTTTCTTTAGCTAGTAATATGATATCTTGAAGATTCAATGTGATACCCATCTTAGCTGGACCAAGCTGATTAAAGTTTCTTGTAATTTCTCTATTGCTTTTCTTACACCTTTGCTAATGTCTAAACCCGGATTTTCCAGATCCAAACTGTAAAAATGCTGCGCAATGAGTGGGTGGAGAATGCTGATAGATGGGTCGCTGGGTTTCTTGAAATATTTGAAGAAGGCTGCCATAAGATGGTAAGCTCAGTATTAAAGACACTATCAACTAATAATACATATGTTAATAAGTTATGCTATGTGTAACCTTTGATTAAAAATGACAAATGCGTAAAATGTTGATAGGGAACAGCAATCAGAGACAGTATCCAAGAGAGGTTAATCAAACAAATCccgagaaacaagctggagaaTGGTCAGGATGATGACACAGACGATCAATTCTATGAAGAATACTTCGACCATGACATGGGCAGTGACGAGGATGAAGATGAAAAATACTATGACGAGGAGGAAGAAGTAGAagcagaagcagaagaagaagagaaagagaaagagaaaaccGGTAAAACGGATGTAAAAGCCAACAAGTAAGAACACTTTGGCTGTCAGAAACCAAAGGTCAGTGTACTCATGACCACACCCTTAGTCTCTCACTCTTACTCTCTCTATCTACCAGTAAAATGCTTCTACTTAACATGTAGTGATATCAATGTTTAGAAAGTAAGAGAGTGTGTGTTTGTCGTTGGTGGAGTTCTCATTGTTGTTGACTTCTGTATACAAATGTTTCCCCTTTCGATACCTGGTATCTTactgtttcttttgtttctatcGTTTTTTTGTATAACGGGCAAAGCGTTAATACAGTGCATCTGAAACAGGAAAAGTCAATGATTCCTGTCTGCCCTAAATTAAAATTTGcccttcatttttttttcaattttccaACTCTAATTAAATTGAAATACGAATTTGTTGAAGTCGGTTctcttagttttttcttttttagtttgCCTAGTCGAATTAAATTGAAATACGAATTTGTTGAAGTCGTACGATGAAATCGTTTCATTACTTATTTGTGACGTGAAACTCCAAAACAGTAGATGGATAAGCATAAATGAAAACACAATTGATAGATGCAATCATGTGTTCCATGATCTTTAATTCAAGAAGAATCAAACTTAAGAACATGGTTCAGCCTAATATTACCGCAAGGCTTTTAAAATgcactagatcatgatccgcgcgCCTGCGCgagtttatcttttgattcacatattttatatgcatggtgtatattatttaagatttataatataaaaagttagaatgatccggaaccaaaaaaaatcaacccggataaaaaaaatcaaatacctatttagatccaaatgttgagaactcgaagaacttATACCtgaaataaacaaatttatacCTGACCCAGtaagctaaatttcaaacataatatcttttatatttttaattcattttttgggttgttgagatttactatttattcggaagatttttggctaacttaatggtatatattcgtaggtttctttttttctgaacaggaaaaaaaagatttgggtcttgattaaatttatcttatataacaaattgctgctataaataatttttataaaaactaatttgtaacagcaatatcatttttgttataaattagtatatcatggtttataggttcaaagtatagagttagtcgtcttcatagtattgctaatattgatagatgcaagttaatgaatacatataatatattgtattattagtaatctgtcgtatagtatttattatatgttagtagatgtattattaataatctatcttatagtataatatgcttgTGTGTgtgtatctagcttatagtaaaatatatgcaatataaggaaacatgcgtagtggatataataataaggtaagaactaaaaactatggtaatgtttatattagttatttataaaagagcatatataataataagtagattaatatagtattaattacataaggtccaactttaaaatctacttagaaaaaattgtaatgtttctgttttaataagatagatgatattatttttgtatagtGGAACGCACCGTGAtaatgagaaaagaaaaagttatttCCTTATGTGAACACTTGTCTTGATCCATTACATATCCCACATTATCTTCATTTACTGAAACCTGTTGCCCCTTTGCAGAGAAAGGGAAGTATACTGGTCTGACTCCTGACATTAACCTAGTGGTCAGCCCATGATCATCCACGTTGTAGTACACATGTGTGTTCTGGATAACTAATGTGAAATCTCTTCCATCCACGACATGCATCATTTGTAAGTAAATGTGTCAAGATTTTATCGGATAATTAATTTCGAATTTCAATACCAAACATAACAAAACCATTCTCAGTTACACTACAATACCCTgccattttttttgtaaatcaaaaGGGTTAAatccgggtcaatgatgacataagcctaacccccgggtggaggtacagcccacggatagactctctcctgggcattcaaatgagccgaaagcaatagctcatatccgtgtgaccggtggggtttgaacccgggTTCGCCTTATTGGATTTTTTAAATCCCTCAAGCGCTACtagaccaccaccaccggtttcGCCCTGCCATTTTTAGTGTGTACAATCTCATTAGACTCTCTCACCGCTTTCAAAAACCTAAGAAGTTGTTTCATATAAGACTATAAtgaaatatatgaaaacatCGTATtgaacaaaataacaaaacgaTGATAATCAAAGAAAATTATACAGAACAAGGTTAGTACATAATTTCAAACAATAACTTTATATAACTATTGAGAAAGTATGTATGATCCTTGATGCATGCATATGAAACAAAGCAAGGGAGAGTAGTTTTGTAGTAATGATGAAGTTTTAACCTAATTTGGAAAATAGAATAACTGTTTGGTTGTAGGCATTGAAAAAATAGTTGTAGATATCTACTCGATCAGAAGATTTATTTTTAGAGATTAGTTTCTCTAGCTTATTTTCANNNNNNNNNNNNNNNNNNNNNNNNNNNNNNNNNNNNNNNNNNNNNNNNNNNNNNNNNNNNNNNNNNNNNNNNNNNNNNNNNNNNNNNNNNNNNNNNNNNNTCATATTTGGCACGACTGAATTTGTTGGGATCAAAATTGACCATTTTCCCTTCTTAACGCCAAAACATATCAAAACATGAAACTGATGTTAATAGTTGTCTACCAATATgctaattttcttatttttgctAAACATTGACCAAGATTCTATTGATTTTTTGGTTGTATGTCATGGTCTTGGTATAATATCATTTTCTACCTTTTAATGTGTCTTTTAAAGTTTCTTTCcccttctctctttcttccacACACTAATAAGTTTATTTACTACTCCTACATATCAAAACCCATTTGGCCATAAAAGATTTTCCTCATTAGATAGATTTTGAACTATCCATTCTCATATCTTTTGAAGATTCTCTTCCTCACAGGGAAGCCTCTCCTCTTCTTGATTCACATTTTGAATTTAAGCTTCTCAAAGTATCTCCAACAAAACTAAATCCTAGTTATTAAAAAGGGAGAATTAAAAATGGCTACGACAGGAGGTGTTCTTGTTTGTTTACTCATCGCAGCCTTAGATGTAGCTGCTGCAATCCTCGGAATTCAAGCAGAAGTCGCTCAAAATCAGGTATTCTATATATttccatgatgatgatgatagtttGCATTATATGACCGTCAAACTGTTTATAAGTTTTAATTCGAGTTCATACTCTAATGTACATTCTAAAAGACGGTTTGGGATG
This genomic stretch from Raphanus sativus cultivar WK10039 chromosome 3, ASM80110v3, whole genome shotgun sequence harbors:
- the LOC108838356 gene encoding choline-phosphate cytidylyltransferase 1 — its product is MSNVTDDPTGDDLSTAVALPGSTAIQSSPPTDRPVRVYADGIYDLFHFGHARSLEQAKKSFPNTYLLVGCCNDETTHKYKGRTVMTAEERYESLRHCKWVDEVIPDAPWVINQEFLDSNRIDYVAHDSLPYADTSGAGKDVYEFVKKVGRFKETMRTEGISTSDIIMRIVKDYNQYVMRNLDRGYSREDLGVSFVKEKRLRVNMRLKKLQERVKEQQEKVGEKIQTVKMLRNEWVENADRWVAGFLEIFEEGCHKMGTAIRDSIQERLIKQIPRNKLENGQDDDTDDQFYEEYFDHDMGSDEDEDEKYYDEEEEVEAEAEEEEKEKEKTGKTDVKANK